A region from the Triticum aestivum cultivar Chinese Spring chromosome 3D, IWGSC CS RefSeq v2.1, whole genome shotgun sequence genome encodes:
- the LOC123077321 gene encoding probable staphylococcal-like nuclease CAN1, with protein MRSPAAANPAPHLHLAELNSFPPPRSCLPFLVRRAETALRRRAHCHSSSRRSTQNQLHSLQIPGRISHGNPPPPPTRRVILLLLLVVVLGAMGNSIYKFLCGVCSDLSDAAFQPHGAHASVAALGRDILEFQRTKQVPEGLSRHVVSSPAAQANWYKKLQVAWKKARPAPTTPEEAGRLVVLTLKNHQKADVDGLLAFYGLPHPNEAGSAPPPAAGHHAPPAQHSAPAHKPQGVKFELHTLPVDAKAVADGDTVTVYVDTNDAPSEIKKAAAERTKARAARNYPTADALQKTIAAAGYRMVPNAKGVEVLAKKYRIRLSGIDAPESAMPYGKEATEALLKLVEGKCLTVHVYNTDRYGRSVGDLHVGGVFVQEQMLKKGFAWHYTAYDKRPELAKWQSQAQAARKGLWAASKPQEPWEYRKAKRNGNA; from the exons ATGCGCAGTCCGGCCGCAGCCAATCCCGCGCCCCACCTCCACTTGGCAGAGCTCAACAGCTTTCCCCCTCCCCGCTCCTGCCTTCCCTTCCTCGTGAGGCGGGCCGAAACGGCTCTGAGGCGACGCGCACACTGTCATTCTTCCTCCCGCAGATCCACGCAGAACCAACTCCATTCTTTACAGATCCCGGGGCGGATTTCGCACGGaaacccaccgccgccgcccacccGCCGCGTgatcctcctcctgctcctcgtcgtcgtcctagGGGCCATGGGGAACAGTATCTACAAGTTCCTGTGCGGCGTCTGCTCGGACCTCTCCGACGCCGCCTTCCAGCCGCACGGCGCGCACGCCTCCGTCGCCGCGCTCGGCCGCGACATCCTCGAGTTCCAGCGCACCAAGCAGGTCCCCGAGGGCCTCAGCCGCCACGTCGTCTCCTCCCCCGCCGCGCAGGCCAACTG GTACAAGAAGCTCCAAGTGGCATGGAAGAAGGCGAGGCCGGCGCCGACCACACCAGAGGAAGCCGGGCGCCTCGTGGTGCTGACGCTCAAGAACCACCAGAAGGCGGACGTCGACGGCCTCCTCGCCTTCTACGGCCTCCCGCACCCGAACGAGGCGGGATCGGCGCCACCGCCGGCCGCCGGTCACCACGCCCCTCCGGCGCAGCACAGCGCCCCCGCGCACAAGCCCCAGGGCGTCAAGTTCGAGCTGCACACGCTCCCGGTGGACGCCAAGGCGGTGGCGGACGGCGACACGGTGACGGTGTACGTGGACACGAATGACGCTCCCAGCGAGATCAAGAAGGCCGCGGCGGAGCGCACCAAGGCGCGCGCCGCCAGGAACTACCCCACGGCCGACGCGCTCCAGAAGACCATCGCCGCCGCGGGATACAGAATGGTTCCCAACGCCAAGGGCGTTGAGGTGCTCGCCAAGAAGTACAGGATCAGGCTAAG TGGGATCGACGCGCCGGAGAGCGCGATGCCGTACGGGAAGGAGGCCACGGAGGCGCTGCTGAAGCTGGTGGAGGGCAAGTGCCTGACGGTGCACGTCTACAACACCGACCGCTACGGCAGGTCCGTCGGGGATCTCCACGTCGGCGGGGTCTTCGTGCAG GAGCAAATGCTGAAGAAAGGCTTCGCGTGGCACTACACCGCCTACGACAAACGCCCGGAGCTTGCCAAG TGGCAGAGCCAGGCGCAGGCCGCCCGTAAGGGCCTGTGGGCGGCGTCCAAGCCGCAGGAGCCGTGGGAGTACAGGAAGGCGAAACGCAACGGCAACGCGTGA